In one Myxocyprinus asiaticus isolate MX2 ecotype Aquarium Trade chromosome 29, UBuf_Myxa_2, whole genome shotgun sequence genomic region, the following are encoded:
- the LOC127420392 gene encoding transcription factor Sox-18A-like, which produces MNISESSCCQEASSQPSQVAERGTWGASTLGPDKGHGFDHGRTTELVPVPGSGTRTGSRTGANGGATEARTGSPDTTRPGAVTLGSTEGKSGGESRIRRPMNAFMVWAKDERKRLALQNPDLHNAVLSKMLGQSWKALSTLDKRPFVEEAERLRLQHLQDHPNYKYRPRRKKQPKKMKRVEPGLLLQGLAHGVAGGPGDTPHRHAHHLLPPLGHFRDLHHSVTPELESFGLPTPEMSPLDVLEEGGGDSVFFPPHMQEDVGLTSWINYHHPQHPNPSHLGGHQSAHHPPSITLHNSHNLQHSHPHLNQKSPLACLPQQEKCLVIESTNPNALYSSQPSMNLPETSKVPHGPSTPTPVGYYGQIYGSSQPAFTSHLGQLSPPPETSVTTVAPAPLPSLDTVDQLGPSAEFWGEVDRIEFDQYLSASRTRLSRNAPCEESSALISALSDASSAVYYSACITG; this is translated from the exons ATGAATATATCTGAGTCTAGTTGTTGTCAAGAGGCCAGTTCTCAGCCCAGCCAGGTTGCGGAGCGTGGAACATGGGGTGCCAGCACACTAGGCCCTGACAAGGGACATGGTTTCGACCACGGCCGGACCACAGAGCTGGTGCCAGTGCCTGGATCTGGAACAAGGACAGGGTCTCGAACCGGAGCCAACGGAGGTGCGACAGAGGCCAGGACAGGAAGCCCGGACACTACCCGACCTGGAGCTGTGACCCTGGGCTCCACCGAAGGAAAATCAGGGGGTGAGTCGAGAATCAGGAGGCCGATGAATGCTTTCATGGTGTGGGCAAAAGATGAGCGCAAACGCCTGGCCCTACAGAACCCGGACCTGCATAATGCTGTGCTCAGTAAGATGCTGG GTCAATCCTGGAAGGCCCTGAGCACACTCGACAAGCGTCCGTTTGTAGAGGAAGCTGAACGACTTCGGTTGCAGCACCTTCAGGATCATCCAAACTACAAATACCGACCTCGCCGCAAGAAACAGCCCAAAAAAATGAAGCGAGTGGAACCAGGTCTGCTCCTTCAAGGTCTAGCCCATGGGGTCGCTGGAGGTCCAGGAGATACTCCTCACCGTCATGCCCATCATCTACTGCCTCCCCTTGGACACTTCCGAGACCTCCACCACTCTGTAACTCCAGAGCTGGAGAGCTTTGGCTTGCCCACACCAGAGATGTCCCCATTGGACGTGTTGGAGGAGGGGGGTGGAGATTCTGTCTTCTTCCCTCCTCACATGCAAGAAGATGTGGGTCTGACTTCATGGATAAACTACCACCACCCCCAACATCCCAACCCCAGCCACCTCGGAGGCCATCAGAGTGCCCACCATCCTCCAAGCATAACTCTCCACAACTCCCATAACCTCCAACATTCCCACCCACACCTCAACCAGAAGTCTCCACTTGCTTGTCTCCCACAGCAGGAGAAATGTCTGGTCATTGAGTCCACAAACCCTAATGCTCTCTACTCTTCCCAACCTAGCATGAACCTCCCAGAAACATCCAAGGTTCCTCATGGCCCTAGCACTCCCACACCTGTGGGCTATTACGGTCAGATATACGGGAGCAGTCAGCCTGCATTCACCTCCCATCTGGGCCAGCTATCTCCTCCGCCTGAGACTTCCGTAACCACAGTGGCTCCGGCTCCTCTGCCCTCTCTGGACACAGTGGACCAGCTCGGACCCTCAGCGGAGTTTTGGGGTGAAGTGGACAGGATTGAGTTTGACCAGTACCTTAGTGCAAGCAGGACTCGATTGAGCAGGAACGCTCCCTGTGAGGAGAGCAGTGCTTTGATATCAGCCCTGTCTGACGCGAGCAGTGCCGTCTACTACAGCGCATGTATTACTGGATAA